The following coding sequences are from one Nicotiana tomentosiformis chromosome 3, ASM39032v3, whole genome shotgun sequence window:
- the LOC104104854 gene encoding protein TOPLESS-like — translation MSSLSRELVFLILQFLDEEKFKESVHKLEQESGFFFNMKYFEDEVHNGNWDEVEKYLSGFTKVDDNRYSMKIFFEIRKQKYLEALDKRDRSKGVEILVKDLKVFASFNEELFKEITQLLTLENFRENEQLSKYGDTKSARAIMLVELKKLIEANPLFRDKLQFPNLKNSRLRTLINQSLNWQHQLCKNPRPNPDIKTLFVDHSCGQPNGARAPSPANNPLLGSVPKPGSFPPLGAHGPFQPGPPPVAAPLAGWMSNTPTVAHPAVSGGPMGLGSSSIPASLKHPRTPPTNPSIDYPSGESDHVAKRTRSLGISDEVNLPVNVLPISFPGQGHNQALSVPDDLPKTVARTLNQGSSPMSMDFHPSQQTLLLVGTNVGDIALWEVGSRERLVLRNFKVWDLGACSMPLQTALVKDPGVSVNRVIWSPDGSLFGVAYSRHIVQIYSYHGNDDIRQHLEIDAHVGGVNDLAFSHPNKQLCVITCGDDKTIKVWDATSGAKQYTFEGHEAPVYSVCPHHKENIQFIFSTALDGKIKAWLYDNLGSRVDYDAPGRWCTTMAYSADGTRLFSCGTSKDGESHIVEWNESEGAVKRTYLGFRKRSLGVVQFDTTKNRFLAAGDDFSIKFWDMDHVQLLTSIDADGGLPASPRIRFNKDGSLLAVSANENGIKILANSDGIRLVRAFENLAYDASRASESAKPTVNQISASSSGFADRVASGVGISGMNGDARNTVDVKPRIVEEPNDKSKIWKLTEITEPSQCRSLKLPENLRVTKISRLIYTNSGNAILALASNAIHLLWKWQRNERNSSGKATASVSPQLWQPSSGILMTNDVTELNHEEAVSCFALSKNDSYVMSASGGKISLFNMMTFKTMTTFMPPPPAATFLAFHPQDNNIIAIGMDDSTIQIYNVRVDEVKSKLKGHSKRITGLAFSHSLNVLVSSGADSQLCVWSTDGWEKQRARSLQLLGRSTSQSDTRVQFHQDQTHFLVVHEAQIAIYETTKLECVKQWVPRESAAPISHATFSCDSQLIYASFLDATVCVFTFTPLHMRCRIIPSAYLSPSISNSNVHPVVVAAHPQDPNQFALGLSDGSVHVFEPLESEGKWGVPPPLENGSANGMPTAPSVGASGSEQAPR, via the exons ATGTCATCTCTCAGCAGAGAACTTGTGTTCTTGATTTTACAGTTTCTAGATGAGGAAAAGTTCAAAGAATCTGTCCACAA ACTTGAACAAGAATCTGGCTTTTTCTTTAACATGAAGTACTTTGAAGATGAAGTGCATAATGGTAACTGGGATGAAGTTGAAAAGTATCTCTCTGGTTTTACCAAAGTGGACGATAACCGTTATTCcatgaaaattttctttgaaataagGAAGCAAAAGTATCTTGAGGCATTGGACAA GCGTGACCGGTCCAAGGGTGTTGAAATTCTTGTAAAAGATCTTAAAGTTTTTGCATCGTTCAATGAGGAGCTTTTTAAGGAGATCACTCAGCTGTTAACACTAGAGAATTTCAG GGAGAATGAACAGCTGTCCAAGTATGGAGATACTAAATCTGCACGAGCTATCATGTTGGTTGAGCTCAAGAAGCTTATTGAAGCAAATCCATTGTTTCGTGACAAATTGCAGTTTCCAAACCTCAAAAATTCAAGATTACGAACTTTGATTAACCAAAG CCTAAATTGGCAGCACCAACTTTGTAAAAATCCTAGACCAAATCCAGATATTAAAACTCTTTTTGTGGATCATTCTTGTGGACAACCAAATGGTGCTCGTGCTCCGTCACCTGCAAACAATCCGTTGCTTGGATCAGTGCCAAAACCTGGCAGCTTTCCTCCTCTTGGTGCACATGGG CCTTTCCAACCTGGGCCACCACCTGTGGCAGCTCCACTTGCTGGTTGGATGTCCAACACACCGACTGTAGCTCATccagcagtttctggtggacctATGGGTCTTGGTTCTTCATCTATTCCAG CTTCCCTTAAACATCCCAGGACTCCACCAACAAATCCTTCCATTGATTATCCATCTGGGGAATCTGATCATGTTGCCAAAAGAACTAGGTCACTTGGAATATCTGATGAG GTTAATCTTCCTGTCAATGTGCTGCCTATATCATTTCCAGGGCAAGGTCATAATCAAGCGCTTAGTGTACCTGATGACCTGCCCAAGACTGTTGCACGAACTTTAAACCAGGGATCATCTCCCATGAGCATGGATTTTCATCCTTCTCAGCAGACGTTGCTTCTAG TCGGCACGAATGTTGGAGATATTGCATTGTGGGAAGTTGGTTCTAGGGAGAGACTGGTGTTGAGAAACTTCAAAGTCtgggacttgggtgcatgttcaATGCCGTTACAG ACTGCTTTGGTAAAAGATCCTGGTGTCTCAGTTAACCGTGTTATATGGAGCCCCGATGGTTCATTATTTG GGGTTGCATACTCTAGGCACATTGTTCAAATATATTCTTATCATGGGAATGATGATATTCGTCAGCATTTGGAG attgatgctcatgttggaggcgtAAATGATCTTGCATTCTCTCACCCTAATAAGCAGCTTTGTGTTATAACATGTGGAGACGACAAAACTATAAAG GTTTGGGATGCCACATCTGGTGCAAAACAATACACATTTGAGGGTCATGAGGCTCCTGTGTACTCTGTGTGCCCTCACCATAAAGAGAACATTCAG TTTATTTTCTCAACAGCATTAGATGGAAAGATAAAAGCATGGCTATATGATAATTTGGGATCTCGAGTAGATTATGATGCTCCTGGTCGTTGGTGCACAACAATGGCATACAGTGCCGACGGAACTAG ACTATTTTCATGTGGAACCAGCAAAGATGGGGAGTCACACATTGTTGAGTGGAACGAAAGTGAAGGGGCTGTTAAGAGAACATATCTAGGTTTTCGGAAAAGATCGTTGGGTGTTGTACAATTTGATAccactaaaaatagatttttggcAGCTGGTGATGATTTCTCGATCAAATTCTGGGATATGGACCATGTTCAACTCCTGACCAGTATTGATGCTGATGGAGGTCTTCCA GCAAGCCCTCGAATTCGATTTAACAAGGACGGTTCTCTATTGGCTGTTTCTGCTAATGAAAATGGTATAAAGATTTTGGCAAATAGTGATGGTATTCGTTTAGTTCGTGCTTTTGAGAACCTAGCTTATGATGCTTCCAGGGCATCTGAAAGTGCAAAG CCCACAGTAAATCAAATATCAGCAAGCAGTTCTGGATTTGCAGACAGGGTGGCCTCTGGTGTTGGCATCTCTGGAATG AATGGAGATGCAAGAAATACAGTGGATGTAAAACCCCGGATTGTTGAAGAGCCTAATGATAAATCTAAGATATGGAAGCTCACTGAAATTACTGAACCATCACAGTGCCGGTCCTTGAAGCTTCCTGAGAACCTCAGAGTGACTAAG ATATCAAGGTTAATATATACAAACTCTGGTAATGCTATCTTAGCATTAGCATCAAATGCTATTCACCTGCTTTGGAAGTGGCAAAGAAATGAACGCAATTCCAGTGGAAAG GCAACAGCCAGTGTATCACCTCAATTGTGGCAACCTTCAAGTGGCATCCTAATGACAAATGATGTGACCGAACTAAACCATGAGGAAGCTGTTTCCTGCTTTGCTTTGTCCAAGAATGACTCTTATGTGATGTCAGCATCTGGAGGAAAGATCTCCTTGTTCAATATGATGACATTCAAG ACAATGACGACTTTCATGCCCCCACCTCCAGCAGCAACTTTTCTAGCATTCCATCCTCAAGATAATAACATTATCGCTATTGGCATGGATGATTCTACCATCCAGATATATAATGTTCGAGTGGATGAG GTTAAAAGCAAGCTTAAAGGCCACTCTAAAAGGATAACTGGCCTCGCCTTCTCTCATTCGCTTAATGTGCTGGTTTCTTCAGGAGCTGATTCTCAG CTGTGTGTATGGAGCACCGATGGGTGGGAAAAGCAGAGAGCTAGATCCTTGCAGCTGCTGGGGAGATCAACATCTCAGTCAGATACCAGAGTGCAGTTTCATCAGGACCAAACTCATTTCCTGGTTGTGCATGAGGCGCAGATTGCTATATATGAAACAACAAAATTGGAATGTGTAAAGCAG TGGGTTCCACGTGAAAGTGCTGCCCCTATTTCTCATGCGACATTCTCGTGTGATAGCCAGCTGATATATGCCAGTTTCTTGGATGCAACTGTTTGCGTATTCACTTTTACGCCCCTCCATATGCGATGCCGTATTATTCCTTCAGCTTATCTATCACCAAGTATTAG CAATTCGAATGTCCACCCAGTTGTAGTTGCAGCGCATCCACAAGATCCAAACCAGTTCGCATTAGGCTTGTCAGATGGTAGTGTTCATGTTTTCGAACCACTTGAATCTGAAGGCAAATGGGGGGTCCCTCCGCCACTTGAAAATGGATCAGCAAATGGTATGCCAACCGCTCCATCTGTCGGAGCTTCAGGCTCCGAACAAGCACCAAGATAA